In Poecilia reticulata strain Guanapo linkage group LG1, Guppy_female_1.0+MT, whole genome shotgun sequence, one genomic interval encodes:
- the LOC103472489 gene encoding CD209 antigen-like, with product MVFHREQYGCSVAYEKFSDTLYSSNDGPESCSDNHSKAPSELQRYKLAAATFGLLCLLQLSLIISLSLSASRNMSLLERDKNELKTLNSGLNASNKNLTADKEQLKRNLTNVDSQRNSLTKEIDGLKRTNLGFQSNLKNLTAEKEKLLRTISENEANNKHVSEQRDELRKELKNLTLEFSFLTEERDELKEINLGIEATLKNLTDMGETLIRTINVTDAINKNLTGERDKLRKDLNNLASHLSTLTNERNVLTKLNSGFEASLKNLTEESQKLIQIIQNVQSDHKNVTGERDDLMRELNVFTAQLASMTKERDDLMKINSDIEANSNTLREDKDELNRTLNDLASKHKSLTVERDTLRQTKSFIEAMSRTISQERDELKAKINTINNPGWVLFEGSAYYVSAGRETWQESRRFCRSKGGDLMVINSRSKQVFANKFQKYMWIGLTDEETDGIWKWVDGSRVNTGYWTAGEPNGKTEENCGNIKSYASENSWNDEQCTHSLNWICELKLV from the exons atggtTTTCCACAGAGAGCAGTATGGATGTTCTGTGGCATACGAGAAATTCAGCGATACTCTTTATTCCAGCAACGACGGACCAGAGAGCTGCTCAGATAATCACAGCAAAGCCCCTTCGG AACTTCAGCGGTACAAGTTGGCTGCAGCCACCTTTGGACTTTTGTGTCTGCTGCAGCTAAGTCTCAtcatttctctttctcttt CAGCTTCCAGAAATATGAGTCTGCTGGAGagggacaaaaatgaactgaagaCACTCAACTCTG GCCTCAATGCCAGTAATAAAAACCTGACAGCAGACAAAGAGCAGCTGAAGAGGAACCTAACTAATGTTG ATTCACAACGTAATTCTCTGACTAAGGAGATAGATGGACTAAAGAGGACCAACCTTG GTTTCCAGTCCAATCTGAAAAATCTGACTGCAGAGAAGGAAAAGCTGCTCAGAACCATCAGCG agaATGAGGCCAATAACAAACATGTGAGTGAACAGAGGGATGAGCTGAGGAAAGAACTTAAAAACCTCA CTTTAGAGTTCAGCTTCCTGACTGAGGAGAGAGACGAGTTGAAGGAGATTAATCTCG GTATCGAGGCAACTCTGAAAAACCTGACCGACATGGGAGAAACGCTGATCAGAACCATCAATG tcactGATGCCATCAATAAAAATTTGACTGGAGAGAGAGACAAGCTGAGGAAAGATCTCAACAACCTTG CTTCACATCTTAGTACCCTGACTAATGAGAGAAACGTGTTGACAAAGTTAAACTCTG GCTTTGAGGCCAGTCTGAAAAATCTGACTGAAGAGAGTCAGAAACTGATCCAAATCATCCAAA ATGTTCAGTCCGATCACAAAAACGTGACTGGAGAGAGAGACGACCTGATGAGGGAGCTGAATGTGTTCA CTGCACAGCTTGCCTCCATGACTAAGGAGAGAGATGATCTAATGAAGATTAACTCTG ATATTGAAGCCAATAGTAACACGTTGAGAGAAGACAAGGATGAACTCAACAGAACGTTGAATGATTTGG CCTCCAAACACAAATCCCTGACTGTAGAAAGAGACACTTTGAGGCAAACAAAGTCCT TTATTGAGGCCATGTCCAGAACAATCAGTCAGGAAAGAGATGAGCTGAAGGCAAAGATCAACACTATAA ATAACCCAGGATGGGTGCTTTTTGAAGGCAGTGCATACTACGTTTCTGCTGGCAGAGAGACCTGGCAAGAGAGCAGGAGGTTCTGTCGGTCAAAAGGTGGAGACTTGATGGTCATCAACAGCAGAAGCAAACAG GTTTTTGCAAACAAGTTTCAGAAGTACATGTGGATTGGACTGACTGATGAAGAAACAGACGGAATATGGAAATGGGTAGACGGGAGTCGAGTTAACACAGG ctACTGGACAGCTGGTGAGCCAAATGGGAAAACAGAGGAGAACTGTGGGAACATAAAGTCTTACGCTTCGGAGAACAGCTGGAACGATGAACAGTGCACCCATTCCCTCAACTGGATCTGTGAATTAAAGCTAGTCTAG